The following is a genomic window from Bacillota bacterium.
TGTGGCGGTGCGTCACGAACCGCACCAGCCGCGGGCCCATGGCCACCGCCAGGACGCCGTGCCGCGCCAGGCGCTCCACGAACGACGCGGCATCGCCTTCCGCGAGCGTGAAATAGACCATGTTGGTCTGCACGCGCGCCCGGTCCACGTGCACGCCGTCGATGGCCGCCAGCGCGTCGGCGATGGCCGCGGCCACGGCGTGATCCTCGGCCAGCCGCGCAATCATCGTCTCCAGGGCCACGATGCCCGCCGCCGCGATGACGCCCACTTGCCGCATGCCGCCTCCCAGCAGCTTGCGCGCCTTGCGGGCTCGCTCGATAAAGTCTCGCCGCCCGGCCAGAACCGACCCGACGGGGGCGGACAAGCCTTTGGACAAGGAGATCATAACCGAATCGACGGGCTCGGTCCAAGCCCGCGCGTCGACGCCCAGCGCCACGGCCGCGTTGAAGAGGCGCGCGCCGTCCAAATGCACCGCCAGGCCGGCCTCGCGCGCCACCGCGGCCAGTGCCGCGAGCCTGTCGGGCGGCAGCACCACGCCCCCGGCCAAGTTGTGGGTGTTTTCGAGGCACAAGAGCGCGGGCTGCGGGAAGAGAATGCTCGGCGGGTGCAGCAGCGACCGCACCTCGTCGGGGTCGGGCAGGCCGTCGTCGTCGCGGAAAAGGGCGGGGAGCAGGCCTGCAACGCGCGACAAACCGCCCACTTCGTAACGATAAATGTGGCATTGGCGGCCGAGCAGCACTTCCTGGCCCGGCGTCGTGTGGGACAAAAGCGCCGCCAAGTTGGCCATCGTGCCGCTGGGCAGGAAGAGCGCCGCTTCCTTGCCGAGCAGGAACGCCGCCTTCTCCTCCAGGGCCCGTACCGTCGGGTCGTCGCCGAAAACGTCGTCGCCCACGGCGGCGCGGGCCATGGCTTCCCGCATCGCCTCGGTGGGCTGGGTTACCGTGTCGCTGCGCAGATCGATGACGGGTAGCGTGTCGTCATGCATGTCAATCATCTCCGATGATGAACACGACCGCCCAGCGAC
Proteins encoded in this region:
- a CDS encoding low-specificity L-threonine aldolase, yielding MHDDTLPVIDLRSDTVTQPTEAMREAMARAAVGDDVFGDDPTVRALEEKAAFLLGKEAALFLPSGTMANLAALLSHTTPGQEVLLGRQCHIYRYEVGGLSRVAGLLPALFRDDDGLPDPDEVRSLLHPPSILFPQPALLCLENTHNLAGGVVLPPDRLAALAAVAREAGLAVHLDGARLFNAAVALGVDARAWTEPVDSVMISLSKGLSAPVGSVLAGRRDFIERARKARKLLGGGMRQVGVIAAAGIVALETMIARLAEDHAVAAAIADALAAIDGVHVDRARVQTNMVYFTLAEGDAASFVERLARHGVLAVAMGPRLVRFVTHRHIALSDVPRIAAAVRASL